The following are from one region of the Rhodopirellula sp. P2 genome:
- a CDS encoding efflux RND transporter permease subunit, giving the protein MLDSIIKISLRYRMLVVVVSLFVLVYGSYLAAQMSIDVFPDLDRPRVIIITEASGLATEEVETLVTQPIEIALMGANGVQAVRSQSTAGLNVIYIEFDWATEIRAARQTVQERLSTLEGILPDGIRPQMTPPSSIMGQIIVAGIYRQNGPEGGRLAQVGNTQMMAEMVVDETNNFEILVWRPGDRHDFSTWKKLKTSEINWDDDYVSRSTLAAGSGGTHRREESAASALPLTGTASFRVDGKSYDAHFYTEAKQQLELRTVADWIIRPRLLKTTGVAEVFMLGGDRKQYQILIDPTALLEYDVTVQDVEQAIRESNINTSGGFAVTGETERPIRILGRLGPGSHAVIEDLKKVPVGDHTKRAVLLEQVARVTEGPQFKRGDGSVNGHPGIVFTTVKQPHVDTRELTDAVAEAFVEVEASLPADIIVNSELFRLRNFIDRGIFNVAEALVIGAVLVVIVLFLFLLNFRTTFITLTAIPLSLVLTTLTFRIMGWISGTELSINVMTLGGIAVAMGELVDDAIVDVENIFRRLKQNNLHPIDNRQSSIVIVFEASKEIRSSIVFGTAVVILSFMPLFALSGVEGRLFTPLGIAYIVSILSSFVVSMTVTPVLSYYMLPRSRATHSEGDGFLLHGLKGMVTYLIQLSMAMPRTLLIVTWFAVVVAAWQMSTLGRNFLPPFDEGSIQVNVTLPPGSSLDASNKVSTAIDSVFQSMQKTDGNPDGEILHFVRRTGRAEMDEHASPVNFGEYILSMNPESPTEREEILASLREKISDEAPGVDIEVEQPLAHLISHMISGVYAQIAIKIHGDDLDTLQAAAAQVKATIQDVPGITPPVIEPIQETDELHIELRADDLALYGLTREYVADVMQTALQGEVVSQVLEGQRRFDLLVRLEEEYRTDYANLDRLRLDLPGREGQPDRGQIELRDVADVRVGTGPNSINRENARRRIVIRCNTEGRDLAGAVGDIKQRIGEQVEMPAGYFIEFGGQFESQQRATQLIVVLAGISVIGMFVVLLVLFPSIRIVLQILNALPTAFIGGVMALVLTQQSLTVASLVGFISLGGIAVRNGILLVTHYFHLMKEEGEEFTKEMVVRGSLERLAPVLMTALTAGIGLLPLVLGGQEPGREILYPVATVILGGLITSTFCEFLVHPGLFWKFSGKDAARLAKLETVEDEFSM; this is encoded by the coding sequence ATGCTCGATTCCATTATCAAAATCTCGCTGCGTTATCGCATGCTGGTCGTCGTCGTCAGCCTGTTTGTGCTGGTCTACGGATCGTACCTGGCCGCTCAGATGTCGATCGACGTTTTTCCGGACCTTGACCGTCCTCGCGTGATCATCATTACCGAAGCATCTGGGCTGGCGACCGAAGAGGTCGAAACGCTGGTCACTCAGCCGATCGAGATCGCGTTGATGGGGGCCAACGGCGTCCAGGCCGTGCGAAGTCAATCGACCGCTGGGCTGAACGTCATTTACATCGAGTTCGATTGGGCGACAGAAATTCGTGCCGCGCGGCAAACCGTGCAGGAGCGATTGTCAACGCTCGAAGGCATTTTGCCCGATGGGATTCGTCCCCAAATGACGCCGCCATCTTCCATCATGGGTCAGATCATCGTGGCGGGGATCTATCGGCAGAATGGACCCGAAGGTGGACGACTCGCTCAAGTCGGCAACACGCAAATGATGGCGGAAATGGTCGTCGATGAGACCAACAATTTCGAAATCCTCGTTTGGCGGCCCGGCGATCGCCATGACTTTTCCACATGGAAAAAGCTGAAGACGTCGGAGATCAATTGGGACGACGACTATGTGAGTCGCAGCACGCTAGCGGCGGGTTCGGGTGGCACACATCGACGAGAAGAATCGGCGGCTAGCGCCTTGCCGCTCACGGGGACTGCTTCATTTCGAGTCGATGGTAAGTCCTACGACGCCCATTTTTACACCGAGGCAAAACAACAGCTCGAGCTTCGTACCGTCGCCGACTGGATCATCCGCCCTCGACTGCTCAAGACCACGGGTGTCGCCGAAGTCTTTATGCTTGGCGGTGATCGCAAGCAGTATCAGATTCTGATTGATCCGACGGCGTTGCTTGAATACGACGTCACCGTTCAAGACGTGGAGCAGGCGATCCGTGAGAGCAACATCAACACGAGCGGCGGGTTCGCGGTGACGGGCGAAACGGAACGGCCGATTCGTATCCTGGGCCGACTTGGCCCAGGATCTCACGCCGTGATCGAAGACTTGAAAAAGGTGCCCGTTGGCGATCACACCAAACGTGCCGTGTTGCTAGAGCAAGTGGCTCGCGTCACCGAAGGCCCGCAGTTCAAACGTGGGGACGGGAGCGTGAACGGCCATCCGGGAATCGTGTTCACGACCGTCAAACAGCCTCACGTCGATACTCGCGAGCTAACCGATGCTGTCGCGGAGGCGTTTGTCGAAGTCGAAGCGTCTTTGCCGGCGGACATCATCGTCAACTCGGAACTGTTTCGATTGCGAAACTTCATCGACCGAGGCATTTTCAACGTCGCCGAAGCACTGGTGATTGGTGCGGTGTTGGTCGTGATCGTGCTGTTTCTGTTCTTGCTGAACTTCCGCACGACATTCATCACGCTGACCGCGATTCCGCTTTCGCTTGTGCTGACGACGCTAACGTTTCGCATCATGGGGTGGATCAGCGGCACCGAACTGTCCATCAACGTGATGACGTTGGGCGGGATTGCCGTCGCGATGGGGGAACTCGTCGATGATGCGATCGTTGATGTTGAAAACATCTTCCGGCGACTCAAGCAGAACAACCTTCACCCCATCGACAATCGACAATCTTCAATTGTCATTGTTTTCGAGGCGAGCAAAGAAATCCGCAGCTCGATCGTGTTTGGCACGGCGGTCGTGATTCTGTCGTTCATGCCATTGTTCGCACTCTCCGGGGTCGAAGGACGATTGTTCACGCCGCTCGGCATCGCCTACATCGTGTCGATCTTGTCGTCGTTTGTGGTCTCGATGACCGTCACGCCGGTGCTGTCTTACTACATGCTGCCACGATCCCGAGCCACGCACAGCGAAGGAGACGGGTTTTTGTTGCATGGATTGAAAGGGATGGTGACCTATTTGATTCAGTTGAGTATGGCGATGCCGCGAACGCTGCTGATTGTGACGTGGTTTGCTGTGGTCGTCGCGGCTTGGCAGATGTCGACGCTGGGTCGGAACTTCCTGCCGCCGTTTGACGAAGGCAGTATTCAGGTCAATGTCACGTTGCCACCGGGTTCGTCGTTGGACGCTTCCAACAAAGTTTCAACGGCGATTGACTCCGTCTTTCAGTCGATGCAAAAGACCGACGGAAATCCGGATGGCGAGATTCTGCACTTCGTCCGTCGAACCGGACGAGCCGAGATGGACGAACATGCTTCGCCAGTTAACTTCGGCGAATATATCCTCAGCATGAACCCTGAATCGCCAACCGAGCGAGAAGAAATTCTGGCGAGTCTTCGCGAGAAAATTAGCGACGAAGCGCCCGGCGTTGACATTGAGGTTGAACAGCCGCTCGCTCACCTGATCAGTCACATGATCTCGGGCGTTTACGCTCAGATCGCGATCAAGATTCACGGCGACGATTTGGACACGTTGCAGGCAGCGGCAGCGCAGGTGAAGGCAACGATTCAGGACGTGCCGGGAATCACGCCGCCGGTGATCGAGCCAATCCAAGAAACGGATGAATTGCATATCGAACTCCGAGCAGACGATTTGGCACTCTACGGACTGACGCGCGAGTATGTTGCTGACGTCATGCAAACGGCTTTGCAGGGCGAAGTGGTTTCGCAAGTTCTCGAAGGGCAGCGTCGTTTTGATCTGCTCGTCCGACTAGAAGAAGAGTATCGCACCGACTATGCCAACCTCGATCGGCTGCGTCTTGACTTGCCAGGCCGAGAAGGACAACCCGATCGCGGCCAGATCGAACTTCGCGACGTCGCGGACGTGAGGGTTGGCACGGGACCAAACTCGATCAATCGCGAGAATGCACGCCGCCGGATCGTGATTCGCTGCAATACCGAAGGCCGAGACTTGGCTGGAGCAGTGGGCGATATTAAACAACGGATCGGCGAACAAGTTGAAATGCCTGCGGGCTACTTCATTGAGTTCGGCGGGCAGTTCGAGAGCCAACAGCGGGCAACCCAACTGATTGTCGTGCTGGCAGGCATTTCGGTGATCGGCATGTTTGTCGTGTTGTTGGTGCTGTTCCCGTCGATTCGCATTGTTTTGCAAATTCTCAATGCCTTGCCCACCGCATTCATCGGCGGGGTGATGGCGCTCGTTCTGACGCAACAAAGTCTCACGGTTGCCAGTCTTGTTGGGTTCATTTCCCTCGGTGGTATCGCCGTCCGCAACGGGATTTTGTTGGTGACTCACTACTTCCACTTGATGAAGGAAGAAGGCGAGGAGTTTACGAAAGAGATGGTCGTGCGAGGCAGCCTCGAACGACTCGCTCCAGTATTGATGACAGCTCTTACCGCTGGCATTGGTCTCCTACCACTCGTGCTTGGCGGGCAAGAACCAGGCCGCGAAATTCTGTACCCCGTCGCCACCGTCATCCTTGGCGGATTGATCACATCGACGTTCTGCGAGTTCCTGGTTCATCCAGGTTTGTTCTGGAAGTTTTCCGGTAAAGACGCCGCGCGACTCGCGAAGCTTGAAACCGTGGAGGACGAATTCTCTATGTAA
- a CDS encoding TolC family protein, whose translation MVSTALATHPSIAAARQKVAAAQHRIPQVTALEDPMLGNTFWPIHDQALQTAGGRIGHQFSLSQKVPWPEKLDARGAVAARDVQIAMAEIRRAEIEIIEAVQLAYYELWLADELIRIVEDNTELVEDLIKVSEARYKTGGSQQDVLRAEIEGDRLEEQLIGLRQQKEQARADLGALVRQPMNLMPTAVDEIGVSEAAPQLEVLVAEAEACNPTLQGLAAEIARDRAKESLACLQQYPDFQLGIGYSIVSDDHDVISPVANGHDNINFSVGVTLPIWRDKINAGVREAAHDRSATTLRREAEQDKLRGTLRRQVAAAYASIEQLELYRERLIPRTEQTLEIATADYQGKKADFTDLIATYRELLSLQVQVARAEARLASTLAQIEKTVGCR comes from the coding sequence TTGGTCTCAACCGCCCTCGCAACTCACCCTTCGATCGCCGCGGCACGTCAAAAAGTCGCGGCCGCTCAACACCGCATCCCGCAGGTCACCGCACTCGAAGATCCGATGCTCGGCAACACGTTCTGGCCAATCCACGATCAGGCGTTGCAGACCGCTGGCGGACGCATCGGACATCAATTCTCGCTGTCGCAGAAAGTCCCCTGGCCAGAAAAACTCGACGCCCGCGGCGCTGTCGCTGCTCGCGATGTTCAGATCGCGATGGCAGAGATCCGACGAGCCGAAATTGAAATTATCGAAGCGGTCCAATTGGCGTACTACGAACTTTGGCTGGCCGACGAACTCATTCGCATCGTCGAAGACAACACCGAACTGGTCGAAGATCTAATCAAAGTTTCCGAGGCTCGCTACAAGACCGGTGGTAGCCAGCAAGACGTTCTGCGAGCCGAAATCGAAGGCGATCGCCTTGAAGAACAACTCATTGGACTACGTCAGCAAAAAGAACAAGCCCGCGCCGACCTCGGTGCCTTGGTTCGACAACCCATGAACTTGATGCCCACGGCGGTGGACGAGATCGGCGTCAGTGAAGCCGCACCGCAGCTTGAGGTTCTTGTCGCCGAGGCCGAAGCCTGCAATCCGACACTGCAAGGACTGGCCGCCGAAATCGCCCGCGACCGTGCCAAGGAATCACTTGCCTGCTTGCAGCAGTATCCAGACTTCCAGCTCGGCATCGGCTATTCCATCGTCAGTGACGACCATGATGTTATCAGCCCCGTCGCCAACGGACACGACAATATCAACTTCAGTGTCGGTGTGACGCTTCCCATCTGGCGAGACAAGATCAACGCTGGCGTCCGCGAAGCCGCCCACGACCGCTCGGCAACGACGCTCCGCCGCGAAGCCGAACAAGACAAGCTTCGCGGCACGCTCCGCCGCCAAGTCGCCGCCGCGTACGCTTCCATCGAGCAACTCGAGCTTTACCGTGAACGTCTGATTCCCCGCACCGAGCAAACGCTCGAAATCGCCACCGCCGATTATCAAGGCAAGAAAGCCGACTTCACCGACTTGATCGCAACCTACCGCGAACTGCTATCGCTCCAAGTCCAAGTCGCCCGCGCCGAAGCTCGTCTCGCCAGCACCCTCGCCCAAATTGAAAAGACCGTAGGCTGCCGCTAA